A stretch of Gemmatimonas aurantiaca T-27 DNA encodes these proteins:
- a CDS encoding ArsR/SmtB family transcription factor, protein MTTPRLSIHDRMVELAEPTRSRLLAALERQELTVGELAAALQLPQSTVSRHLKILTDQGWIASRAEGASRWYRRHPHLDASMLALWSLVREAFVRTPVALQDAARVDAVLAARRTVTQTFFATASAEWDDLRAELFGARADLLALLALLDDTLIVGDLGCGTGALSAALAPHVAQVHAIDASPAMLAAAAARLAPFAHVTVTEGALEALPLDDDALDVAVLMLVLHHVSDPLRALREVHRVLRPAGRVLLVDMQPHADERYRDTMGHVWLGFPADTLTEWLREAGFANVRITPLPLDSAASGPALFACTATAVASPALVMS, encoded by the coding sequence GTGACCACACCTCGGCTTTCCATTCACGACCGCATGGTCGAGCTCGCCGAACCGACTCGCAGCCGACTGTTGGCGGCGTTGGAGCGGCAGGAGCTGACGGTGGGTGAGCTCGCGGCCGCGCTGCAATTGCCGCAAAGCACCGTGAGTCGGCACCTCAAGATTCTGACGGATCAGGGGTGGATAGCGTCGCGGGCGGAGGGTGCCAGCCGGTGGTATCGCCGGCATCCGCACCTCGACGCGTCGATGCTCGCCTTGTGGAGCCTGGTGCGGGAAGCCTTTGTGCGCACGCCGGTGGCGTTGCAGGACGCGGCGCGGGTGGACGCTGTGCTCGCCGCTCGTCGCACCGTGACGCAGACGTTCTTCGCCACCGCCAGTGCGGAGTGGGATGATCTGCGTGCCGAGCTCTTCGGGGCGCGGGCGGATCTGCTGGCCTTGCTGGCCCTGCTTGATGACACGCTCATCGTGGGCGATTTGGGCTGCGGCACTGGGGCGCTCAGTGCTGCGCTCGCTCCGCATGTCGCGCAGGTGCATGCTATCGATGCGTCGCCGGCCATGTTGGCGGCGGCGGCGGCGCGTCTCGCCCCCTTTGCGCACGTCACGGTCACCGAAGGGGCTCTCGAAGCGCTGCCACTGGACGACGATGCGCTGGACGTGGCCGTCCTCATGCTCGTGTTGCACCATGTGTCCGATCCGTTGCGCGCCTTGCGCGAGGTCCATCGTGTCCTGCGCCCGGCCGGTCGGGTGTTGCTCGTCGACATGCAGCCCCATGCCGATGAGCGTTACCGCGATACGATGGGGCATGTCTGGTTGGGATTCCCTGCCGACACGCTGACCGAGTGGTTGCGTGAAGCGGGGTTTGCCAATGTGCGCATCACGCCATTGCCGCTCGATTCTGCTGCGAGTGGACCGGCGCTTTTTGCCTGTACAGCGACGGCTGTGGCATCGCCGGCGCTGGTGATGAGCTGA
- a CDS encoding MgtC/SapB family protein, protein MFDLALAFDLLVAALVGLAVGIEREWSGHTQGPDGRFGGARTFALLGAIGGFAGWFLQLGHETAGALLVAGALAFVVVAYFAAMNRPGTSADSTTEVVALLVVGLGVAAGLGHRTVASAAGAVAVLLLAEKSKVQEVLTRVAPNEMRAALQFAVLALVILPLIPGGAFGPYDAFQPRQLWIVVLIFSALNFAGYIARRVIGETRGLAVTGLLGGLVSSTAVTLTFSRRSRDNAGDNASDALALPLALGVVAACTVLVPRVLVISTMLQPAVGLAAMWVLGPAFIVGVALIAFVLWRERGTRPADGAMPAGNPEGVSAGLGENPLGLWSSLQMAVAFQLVLFAIAWVQRTAGETGVLASATLLGLTDVDALTVSMARYGAEAGETNHVRIAAAAMGIGVLSNTMLKLAITLVLGAPRFRWHAAVGLALLGVAVGAGVLVRWP, encoded by the coding sequence ATGTTCGACCTTGCCCTCGCCTTCGATTTGCTGGTCGCCGCCCTGGTCGGGTTGGCGGTGGGGATCGAGCGCGAATGGTCGGGACACACCCAGGGTCCGGACGGCCGTTTTGGGGGTGCCCGCACGTTTGCGCTGCTTGGTGCCATCGGCGGATTTGCCGGCTGGTTCCTGCAGTTGGGGCATGAGACTGCCGGCGCGCTCCTGGTGGCCGGGGCGCTGGCCTTTGTCGTGGTGGCCTATTTCGCGGCCATGAACCGGCCGGGGACCAGCGCGGACAGCACCACCGAGGTGGTGGCCTTGCTGGTGGTCGGGCTCGGCGTCGCGGCGGGGCTGGGGCACCGCACCGTGGCCAGCGCGGCGGGTGCCGTGGCGGTGCTGCTGCTGGCCGAAAAGTCGAAAGTGCAGGAAGTCCTGACGCGGGTGGCACCCAACGAAATGCGGGCCGCGCTGCAGTTCGCCGTGCTCGCGCTGGTGATCCTGCCACTCATTCCCGGTGGTGCCTTCGGGCCGTACGACGCCTTTCAGCCACGCCAGCTCTGGATCGTGGTGCTGATCTTTTCGGCGCTCAATTTCGCCGGCTATATCGCACGTCGAGTGATCGGCGAAACACGTGGCCTCGCGGTGACGGGGCTGTTGGGAGGACTGGTGTCGTCCACCGCGGTGACGCTCACCTTCAGCCGCCGCAGCCGCGACAACGCCGGCGACAACGCCAGTGATGCCCTGGCTCTGCCGCTCGCATTGGGCGTAGTCGCCGCGTGCACGGTGCTGGTGCCACGGGTCCTCGTGATCTCCACCATGCTGCAACCGGCCGTGGGGTTGGCCGCGATGTGGGTGCTCGGTCCGGCGTTCATTGTGGGAGTGGCGCTCATCGCCTTCGTGCTCTGGCGCGAGCGGGGCACCCGACCGGCCGATGGCGCGATGCCGGCCGGCAACCCTGAAGGAGTCTCGGCAGGGCTTGGCGAAAATCCGCTGGGACTGTGGTCGTCGTTGCAGATGGCCGTGGCTTTTCAGCTCGTGTTGTTCGCCATCGCCTGGGTGCAGCGCACCGCAGGAGAAACGGGTGTGCTGGCCTCTGCCACCCTGCTTGGCCTCACCGATGTGGACGCGCTCACCGTGTCCATGGCGCGCTACGGGGCCGAAGCCGGTGAGACCAACCATGTGCGCATCGCCGCGGCGGCGATGGGCATCGGCGTGCTGTCGAATACCATGCTCAAACTCGCCATCACGCTCGTGCTGGGAGCGCCGCGGTTCCGTTGGCATGCCGCTGTGGGACTCGCGCTGCTCGGCGTGGCCGTGGGCGCGGGTGTGTTGGTGCGTTGGCCATGA
- a CDS encoding MlaE family ABC transporter permease: MTTPREPAGLPERLHDRITALGGVTRRLIEPIGTGARFVRDVARATKDTAQWLPEFSTHARVLGVDSLPIGIFIALFTGIVLALLASYSVGDLVPPYFVGTLVQKTITLELAPVLTGLALAGRVGANIAAELGTMRVTEQIDALETLTFDPMSHLVVPRVLASALMFPIVVGMAMLVGLLSGWVASIVLLDIATPQFLKGVRLFFQPFDVQYGLVKSASFGAAVALIGCRAGLNTLGGAQGVGRSATRAVVISAVMILVLDAFWAIVWLSGRSLR; encoded by the coding sequence ATGACCACACCACGCGAACCAGCGGGGTTGCCCGAACGTCTGCACGATCGCATCACCGCGTTGGGTGGTGTCACGCGACGATTGATCGAACCCATTGGCACCGGCGCGCGTTTCGTCCGTGATGTGGCGCGTGCGACAAAAGACACCGCACAATGGCTGCCCGAGTTCTCCACGCATGCCCGGGTGCTGGGCGTGGATTCGCTCCCCATCGGCATCTTCATCGCCCTGTTCACCGGCATCGTGCTCGCACTGCTGGCGAGTTACAGCGTGGGCGATTTGGTGCCGCCCTACTTTGTGGGCACGCTGGTACAGAAGACGATCACACTCGAACTCGCACCAGTGCTCACGGGGCTCGCACTGGCGGGACGGGTGGGCGCCAATATCGCAGCCGAGTTGGGCACGATGCGCGTGACCGAACAGATCGACGCGCTCGAGACGCTGACCTTCGATCCGATGAGTCATCTCGTCGTGCCGCGGGTGCTGGCGTCGGCGCTGATGTTTCCGATCGTCGTAGGCATGGCCATGCTCGTTGGCCTGCTCTCGGGGTGGGTGGCCTCGATCGTACTGCTCGATATTGCCACACCCCAGTTTCTCAAGGGCGTGCGGCTGTTCTTCCAACCGTTCGATGTGCAATACGGACTCGTGAAATCGGCCAGCTTCGGTGCGGCCGTGGCGCTCATTGGCTGTCGTGCGGGGTTGAACACACTGGGCGGTGCGCAAGGCGTGGGCCGCAGTGCCACCCGGGCCGTGGTGATCTCCGCCGTGATGATTCTGGTGCTCGATGCGTTCTGGGCCATCGTCTGGCTCTCCGGCCGCTCTCTGCGATAG
- a CDS encoding MlaD family protein, with protein MTTSKRTSDFIVGLTVLVVTVLIVAAVLWVKQADLGGRQQQVVVRTREVGGVALGNPVVIRGVRSGRVESIALGAPGWVTITLGLDRGVQLPPDPVVLLAAASLFGEWQATITTAAGVPPDRDLRAAIAEARTESDTLAGAVMPDIAQLTTVAGRLAGDVAKVADRVQVAFDDAAAKELRESIRNFAHLSTVLAKTIDVQSKNLDQISGDVHTGVTRISAAADRLNTFSTRMDSATSRGELQQIVSSSQQAARELLTATTNLRDMTTKLDRTEARLSTVIARADSVFMKANGTTGTLGLMMNDPALYQQSDSLVRELRALVADVKKNPRRYLNLRVF; from the coding sequence ATGACGACATCCAAACGCACCAGTGATTTCATCGTCGGCCTCACTGTCCTCGTGGTGACGGTATTGATCGTGGCCGCCGTGCTGTGGGTGAAGCAGGCGGATCTCGGTGGACGACAGCAGCAGGTCGTGGTGCGCACTCGCGAAGTGGGCGGCGTCGCGCTGGGCAATCCGGTTGTCATCCGCGGCGTGCGGTCAGGACGTGTGGAATCGATCGCGTTGGGTGCGCCGGGCTGGGTCACCATCACGCTGGGTCTCGACCGCGGTGTGCAGCTTCCACCTGACCCGGTGGTGCTGCTGGCGGCGGCGAGTCTGTTCGGTGAATGGCAGGCCACCATCACCACGGCCGCTGGCGTGCCTCCCGACCGCGATCTGCGCGCGGCCATTGCCGAAGCCCGCACGGAGAGCGATACGCTGGCCGGTGCGGTGATGCCCGATATCGCGCAGCTCACCACCGTGGCCGGTCGGCTGGCGGGCGATGTGGCGAAGGTCGCCGACCGCGTGCAGGTGGCGTTCGATGATGCCGCGGCCAAGGAGTTGCGGGAGTCCATCCGCAACTTCGCCCATCTCTCGACGGTCCTGGCCAAGACCATCGATGTGCAGTCGAAAAATCTCGATCAGATCAGTGGTGATGTGCACACCGGTGTCACACGCATCAGCGCGGCGGCCGATCGACTGAACACGTTCTCCACGCGCATGGATTCGGCCACCAGCCGCGGTGAGCTGCAGCAGATCGTGTCCAGCTCCCAGCAGGCCGCGCGCGAGTTGCTCACGGCAACCACCAACCTGCGCGACATGACCACCAAACTCGATCGGACCGAGGCGCGCCTGTCCACCGTGATCGCGCGCGCGGATTCGGTGTTCATGAAAGCCAACGGCACCACGGGCACGCTGGGCCTGATGATGAACGATCCCGCACTGTACCAGCAGAGTGATTCGCTGGTGCGGGAGCTGCGCGCGTTGGTGGCAGACGTGAAGAAAAACCCGCGACGTTACCTCAATCTTCGGGTCTTTTAG
- a CDS encoding universal stress protein — translation MSVPADLLTPPPSTLSPLRRGPILVASDGAPDANEALFGAARLVGQALGVPIEVVGVCEPITGVAGGMDVLPVPVELDESRRQTMLADLRRSVSIAASGDPQWPIRVTVGSPARMLASEAIARDASLMVMGIGRRNPLDRLFGTETTLATLRESRVPVLAVGANFPATPAHVVVGLDFSAASVRAAQLATQMLSAGGRLTLVHVRPRFEHPSSDWQTWDAEYGRTLPPLFEQVRRTLDAPDGVMVETVTVRGDPAPALLAFAQQARVDLVAVGTQRHTLLERLIVGSVATRILRTARCGVLAVPQV, via the coding sequence ATGTCCGTCCCCGCCGATCTGCTCACCCCCCCGCCATCGACCCTGTCGCCGCTTCGACGTGGACCGATTCTGGTGGCCAGCGACGGCGCACCGGACGCGAATGAGGCGCTGTTCGGCGCCGCGCGACTGGTGGGACAGGCGCTTGGTGTACCGATCGAAGTGGTTGGTGTGTGTGAGCCGATCACAGGGGTGGCCGGTGGTATGGACGTGTTGCCGGTGCCAGTGGAACTGGATGAATCGCGCCGACAGACCATGCTGGCCGATCTCCGGCGGTCGGTGTCCATTGCCGCCTCCGGGGATCCGCAGTGGCCGATCCGTGTCACCGTGGGTTCACCGGCGCGCATGCTGGCCAGTGAAGCGATCGCCCGCGATGCCTCGTTGATGGTCATGGGCATCGGCCGCCGGAATCCGCTCGATCGACTCTTCGGCACGGAAACCACATTGGCCACGCTGCGGGAATCCCGCGTGCCGGTGCTCGCGGTGGGTGCAAATTTTCCCGCCACGCCGGCGCATGTGGTGGTGGGCCTCGACTTCAGCGCGGCCAGCGTGCGCGCCGCGCAGCTCGCGACACAGATGCTTTCGGCAGGTGGACGCCTGACATTGGTGCATGTGCGGCCGCGCTTCGAACACCCGTCGTCCGATTGGCAAACATGGGACGCGGAATACGGTCGCACGTTGCCACCCTTGTTCGAGCAGGTGCGACGCACCCTCGACGCACCCGACGGCGTGATGGTCGAGACGGTGACCGTACGCGGTGATCCGGCGCCCGCGCTGCTGGCGTTTGCCCAGCAGGCGCGCGTGGACCTGGTCGCGGTAGGCACGCAGCGACACACGCTGCTGGAGCGGCTGATCGTGGGCTCGGTGGCCACGCGCATACTGCGCACCGCACGCTGCGGCGTGTTGGCGGTACCGCAGGTCTGA
- a CDS encoding phospholipase D-like domain-containing protein codes for MTDALIPRELRAWRAWGVARRLEHGARAPEFRALVRRIDGGPMHVCPPVELLPDGEQAFARMREAIDAAREEVLLETYILRDDQLGASVRAALLAAAARGVRVCVLADAVGSMATADDFWQSLEAGGVQVRLFHRVWHRPLEALRRDHRKLLVVDRHMAFTGGMNIGEEYGSSVARRRRVGRDGWKEAWRDTFVALHGTVTEELAAVFAEGWDRAGGPDLPGLEYVSWADGIVHPPAGWRGRMMPRALQSRWKLQRGHHRDRVRGRRVRRAAPLAEGDAPAVIVMDPRPGRGQREMLTVLSALTGAARERLWITTPYFAPPSRALRLLAAAAQRGVDVRLLLPGEQTDVPIIRHAAHGAYHMLLSRGVRIFEYDRAMLHAKTLVVDSHVGLVGSSNLDFRSFWLNAECNVLIFDDTFGDALDHSFLDDLSGSTEITLDVWRRRGMMHRVLDRLARGLRWAL; via the coding sequence ATGACTGACGCGCTCATCCCGCGGGAGTTGCGCGCCTGGCGTGCGTGGGGTGTGGCACGACGTCTGGAACATGGGGCGCGTGCCCCGGAGTTCCGTGCCTTGGTGCGCCGCATCGACGGTGGCCCGATGCATGTGTGTCCGCCTGTGGAGCTGCTGCCCGATGGGGAACAGGCCTTCGCCCGCATGCGGGAAGCCATCGACGCTGCGCGCGAAGAGGTGTTGCTCGAGACGTACATTCTCCGCGACGATCAGCTTGGCGCCTCCGTGCGCGCGGCCCTGCTGGCGGCGGCGGCGCGTGGCGTGCGGGTGTGTGTGCTGGCCGATGCCGTGGGGTCGATGGCGACCGCCGACGACTTCTGGCAGTCGCTCGAAGCCGGTGGTGTGCAGGTGCGCCTCTTTCATCGCGTGTGGCATCGCCCGCTGGAAGCGCTGCGCCGGGATCACCGCAAGTTGCTGGTGGTCGATCGCCACATGGCCTTCACCGGCGGCATGAACATCGGCGAGGAGTACGGCTCCAGTGTGGCACGCCGTCGTCGTGTGGGTCGTGACGGATGGAAGGAGGCATGGCGCGATACTTTCGTGGCGCTGCACGGCACGGTCACCGAAGAACTGGCGGCCGTGTTTGCTGAAGGTTGGGATCGTGCCGGAGGGCCCGATTTGCCGGGACTCGAGTACGTGAGCTGGGCGGATGGCATCGTGCACCCACCCGCTGGCTGGCGCGGACGCATGATGCCACGTGCGCTGCAGTCACGCTGGAAACTGCAACGCGGTCATCACCGCGATCGAGTGCGCGGACGTCGCGTGCGCCGCGCTGCGCCATTGGCGGAAGGGGATGCGCCGGCTGTCATCGTGATGGATCCACGTCCCGGTCGTGGGCAGCGTGAGATGCTCACCGTGTTGTCCGCGCTCACCGGTGCGGCCCGCGAGCGACTCTGGATCACGACGCCGTACTTTGCGCCGCCCTCGCGGGCGTTGCGGCTGCTGGCGGCGGCCGCTCAACGGGGCGTGGATGTGCGCCTGTTGCTGCCTGGGGAGCAGACGGATGTGCCGATCATCCGACATGCCGCACATGGCGCCTATCACATGCTGCTGTCCCGTGGTGTGCGCATCTTCGAATACGACCGTGCGATGCTGCATGCGAAGACGCTGGTGGTGGACAGTCATGTGGGGCTCGTGGGATCGTCCAACCTCGACTTCCGATCCTTCTGGCTGAACGCCGAATGCAACGTGCTCATTTTTGACGACACGTTTGGCGATGCGCTCGATCACAGTTTTCTCGACGATCTCTCAGGCAGCACCGAGATCACGCTCGATGTGTGGCGACGTCGTGGCATGATGCATCGTGTGCTCGATCGCCTGGCGCGCGGGTTGCGCTGGGCGTTGTAG
- a CDS encoding M48 family metalloprotease codes for MAVTPALPLLLSVVIGMSGCATNPVTGRRELSLISESQEIQMGREASAGDLKRVGEVPQAEVQALVRRIGTAMAAKSERPNLPWEFHVLDDAAVNAFAYPGGFIFVTRGLLTNLNSEAELAEVIGHEIGHVTAKHSVVQMSQQQVAQIGLVGASIFSSTVAKYGDMLGGGASLLFLKFGRDDELQSDALGFQYSLAQQYDVREAPKVFQTLGRLSGGGGRVPEWQSTHPDPGNRAQRAQQRAAQVPAATLAGLKVNRDGYLRLLNGMVFGENPRQGYFEGTRFLHPDLRFQFDFPSGWKFANQPEAVVGVSADNGAQLQLLPATGTPSQALQTFLGQQGITTRQSSNTTVNGLTAAAATFEANTQQGALQGRALTVTHNQQTYLLLGLMVPEAAATRAAEVDATLRSFRALTDAKALNKQPARVELVTLDQAMTGAQFVQRYPGAVSADETYIANGIEAGTSLAKGTILKRIR; via the coding sequence ATGGCCGTCACTCCAGCGCTACCGCTGTTGTTGTCGGTTGTGATCGGCATGAGTGGCTGCGCGACGAACCCCGTCACCGGACGTCGCGAGTTGTCCCTCATTTCCGAATCACAGGAAATTCAGATGGGACGTGAAGCCTCGGCGGGTGATCTCAAGCGTGTCGGTGAGGTGCCGCAAGCGGAGGTCCAGGCACTGGTGCGGCGCATCGGCACGGCGATGGCGGCCAAGTCCGAGCGTCCGAACCTGCCGTGGGAATTCCACGTGCTCGACGACGCGGCGGTGAACGCCTTTGCCTATCCGGGAGGCTTCATCTTCGTCACGCGCGGGCTGTTGACGAACCTGAACAGCGAAGCCGAGCTGGCCGAGGTGATCGGACACGAGATTGGCCATGTGACGGCCAAACACTCGGTGGTGCAGATGAGCCAGCAGCAGGTCGCGCAGATCGGACTGGTGGGCGCGAGCATCTTTTCGTCGACCGTGGCGAAGTACGGAGACATGCTGGGCGGTGGCGCGTCGCTGCTGTTCCTCAAGTTTGGCCGCGACGACGAACTCCAGTCGGACGCGCTCGGATTTCAGTACTCGCTGGCGCAGCAGTACGACGTGCGTGAGGCGCCGAAGGTGTTCCAGACGCTCGGGCGCCTGTCGGGCGGTGGCGGACGAGTCCCGGAGTGGCAGAGCACCCATCCCGATCCGGGCAATCGCGCACAGCGGGCGCAGCAGCGTGCGGCGCAGGTGCCGGCGGCCACACTGGCTGGTCTCAAGGTGAACCGGGACGGCTACCTGCGGCTGCTCAATGGCATGGTGTTCGGTGAAAACCCGCGGCAGGGCTACTTCGAGGGCACGCGGTTCCTGCATCCGGACCTGCGATTCCAGTTCGACTTTCCGAGTGGCTGGAAGTTCGCGAACCAGCCCGAAGCCGTGGTGGGTGTGAGTGCCGACAATGGCGCGCAGTTGCAATTGCTGCCGGCCACGGGCACCCCGTCGCAGGCGCTGCAGACGTTTCTGGGGCAGCAGGGCATCACCACTCGGCAGTCGTCGAACACCACGGTGAACGGCCTCACGGCGGCGGCGGCCACGTTCGAAGCCAACACCCAGCAGGGTGCCTTGCAGGGTCGCGCGTTGACGGTGACGCACAACCAGCAGACCTACCTGTTGCTGGGCCTCATGGTGCCGGAGGCGGCGGCCACACGAGCGGCGGAAGTGGACGCTACGCTGCGCTCATTTCGTGCCCTCACCGATGCCAAGGCGCTCAACAAGCAGCCGGCACGGGTGGAGCTCGTGACGCTCGATCAGGCCATGACGGGCGCACAGTTCGTGCAGCGTTATCCGGGCGCGGTGTCGGCCGACGAGACCTACATCGCCAACGGCATCGAGGCCGGCACCTCGTTGGCCAAAGGCACCATTCTCAAGCGCATCCGCTGA
- a CDS encoding CsgG/HfaB family protein: protein MFMRPLRMHPSAWRSVCIPVASTLSVWLLAACGGGPTPAPRPAAADNRALASEQARGPGAQGTVGVPPFAARGSDTTLTPLAFALAELVSTDLSRSGKVRVVERARLGEVLRELDLAQTGRVDSATAPRVGRLVSAERLVFGSVEPVDANTLRLGARIGDVERSTVSNAVDARAPLAEILAAEKALVFRLFESLGVTLTPAERASIEAQPTKNIGALLAYGRGVQRYYQGDYRGAASEFSRAARLDPGFREARRMEQEVRSYGAMGTAHPVAIPGVRPLDGAISSAVDRLNRPLDLVTNVSRTASTALDPTFPASQATVIITITRP, encoded by the coding sequence ATGTTCATGCGCCCGCTGCGCATGCACCCCAGCGCCTGGCGCTCGGTGTGCATACCCGTTGCTTCGACGCTGTCCGTGTGGTTGCTCGCCGCGTGCGGCGGTGGCCCTACCCCCGCCCCCCGTCCCGCTGCGGCCGACAATCGTGCCCTGGCCAGCGAACAGGCCCGTGGACCTGGTGCCCAGGGCACCGTTGGTGTCCCTCCCTTTGCCGCCCGCGGCAGTGATACCACGCTCACGCCGCTCGCGTTCGCGCTGGCCGAACTGGTGTCCACCGACCTGTCGCGCAGCGGCAAGGTGCGCGTCGTCGAGCGAGCTCGGCTGGGTGAAGTCCTGCGGGAACTCGATCTGGCGCAGACCGGCCGGGTCGATTCAGCGACCGCGCCACGCGTCGGACGCCTGGTGAGTGCCGAACGCCTCGTCTTTGGTTCAGTCGAGCCGGTCGATGCCAACACGCTTCGCCTCGGCGCCCGTATCGGTGATGTCGAGCGCTCGACCGTGTCCAACGCAGTCGATGCCCGTGCTCCGCTGGCCGAGATCCTGGCCGCCGAGAAGGCCCTGGTTTTCCGTCTGTTCGAATCGCTGGGCGTGACGCTGACACCGGCCGAACGGGCCTCCATCGAAGCCCAGCCCACCAAGAATATCGGCGCACTGCTGGCCTACGGCCGCGGCGTGCAGCGCTACTACCAGGGTGACTACCGTGGCGCGGCGTCCGAATTCAGCCGCGCCGCGCGGCTCGATCCCGGCTTCCGCGAAGCCCGCCGCATGGAGCAGGAAGTGCGCTCCTATGGCGCCATGGGTACCGCGCATCCGGTCGCCATTCCCGGCGTGCGTCCGCTCGATGGCGCCATCTCGAGCGCCGTGGATCGCCTGAACCGTCCGCTCGACCTCGTCACCAACGTGTCCCGTACTGCGAGCACTGCGCTCGACCCGACGTTCCCGGCGTCGCAGGCGACCGTCATCATCACGATCACCCGTCCATGA